Proteins co-encoded in one Streptomyces sp. JH34 genomic window:
- a CDS encoding MarR family transcriptional regulator produces MSDTTEQPELQEPSLDEQIAAYQREFRDLDPQVEQIVSALGRLNRRMNVAYGRQVAALGISNAEWEVLKTLVLSGTPYRLGPGELAKRLGLTPAAMTHRIDRMAGEGLVTRDRDENNRVRVIVELTDEGRTKWLEAMRMATTFEEDLLQDLSGDERGALGEILIRLLRRVEHEQPDAGGRLTDLD; encoded by the coding sequence ATGTCTGACACCACCGAGCAGCCCGAGCTCCAGGAGCCGAGCCTCGACGAGCAGATCGCGGCCTACCAGCGCGAGTTCAGGGACCTCGACCCCCAGGTCGAGCAGATCGTCTCCGCACTGGGCAGGCTGAACCGCCGTATGAACGTCGCCTACGGCAGACAGGTCGCCGCTCTCGGCATCAGCAACGCCGAGTGGGAGGTCCTCAAGACGCTCGTCCTGTCAGGCACCCCGTACCGGCTGGGGCCGGGCGAACTCGCGAAGCGCCTCGGGCTCACCCCCGCCGCGATGACGCACCGCATCGATCGCATGGCGGGCGAGGGCCTGGTCACCCGCGACCGGGACGAGAACAACCGGGTGCGCGTCATCGTCGAGCTGACGGACGAGGGGCGTACGAAGTGGCTCGAGGCGATGCGGATGGCGACCACCTTCGAGGAGGACCTGCTCCAGGACCTCTCGGGCGACGAGCGCGGAGCGCTGGGCGAGATCCTGATCAGGCTCCTGCGCCGTGTGGAACACGAGCAGCCGGACGCCGGCGGACGCCTCACCGACCTGGACTGA
- a CDS encoding sigma-70 family RNA polymerase sigma factor has translation MSGEAQQEEPADGVASAGNGGGTEAEPGGPASAREPGRMPNRTPPPDRSAGTGQPDASGGTGSGAVRLDDAAGGTVLPGPWPPASTDDGAARQDPGDRPDSAYAVPLQREGRAGSADLGPSDAQLIERMRAGDDRAYEELFRRHSGAVRRYARTCCRDAHTADDLTAEVFARTLQAVRGGKGPQEAVRAYLMTAVRHVAAAWTRSAKREHLVDDFAVFAAQATRSAELSEADTLDLGADVLAMHEADRSMAMQAFRSLPERWQAVLWHTTVEEESPSEVAPLFGLTANATAVLAVRAREGLKQAYLQAHVSQSLTAGGDCAQYADRLGAHARGGLRTRAERGLRKHLDECARCRVAAGELDRVNAGIPALLPVAVIGWFAAGYAVKAAGVVAGGAVGAAGAGAAAAATGSASSGGGTAGGAAASEGLGAPLKAGIAAAVAVAAAAGLLWALVGDERPAPEQKPVAKPPVTAPAAPAPTPPRAEPAPKPSAPPASPAPEAPPAPEPTRTPGPTPTPPPTPKQPAPGPTPEPTPAEPTPAPTPTPTPAPKEPAPKVYQVNEIAYSVTGDHTGPEILLGASSGVFWQRGGLSVASTTYAHGVTAPSRSSVTVQLNRACSRYDALAGVDDLTLGLGAVRFSVYDGEGARLWQSPVVRGGEPAVPVSVGIEGRRTIRLVVEPSGPLGDVALADWAESRISCR, from the coding sequence ATGAGCGGTGAGGCGCAGCAGGAAGAGCCGGCCGACGGTGTCGCTTCCGCGGGAAACGGCGGAGGCACGGAGGCGGAGCCCGGCGGTCCGGCGTCCGCCCGGGAACCCGGCAGGATGCCGAACCGGACGCCCCCGCCCGACCGTTCCGCCGGGACCGGGCAGCCTGACGCCTCGGGCGGTACCGGCTCGGGGGCCGTGCGGCTGGACGATGCCGCCGGTGGCACGGTGCTGCCCGGGCCCTGGCCGCCCGCATCGACCGACGACGGGGCGGCACGGCAGGATCCCGGCGACAGGCCCGATTCCGCCTACGCGGTCCCGCTCCAGCGTGAGGGGCGTGCGGGATCCGCCGATCTCGGCCCCTCCGACGCCCAGTTGATCGAGCGCATGCGTGCGGGGGACGACCGGGCGTACGAGGAACTGTTCCGGCGCCACTCCGGGGCCGTGCGCCGCTATGCCCGTACCTGTTGCCGGGACGCGCACACCGCCGACGACCTGACGGCCGAGGTGTTCGCCCGGACGCTGCAGGCGGTGCGCGGCGGGAAGGGGCCGCAGGAGGCCGTCCGGGCCTACCTCATGACGGCCGTCCGGCACGTCGCCGCCGCGTGGACCAGGAGTGCGAAGCGCGAGCACCTGGTCGACGACTTCGCGGTGTTCGCAGCGCAGGCCACCCGCTCCGCCGAGCTGTCGGAGGCCGACACACTCGACCTCGGCGCCGATGTGCTGGCCATGCACGAGGCGGACCGGTCGATGGCCATGCAGGCCTTCCGCAGCCTGCCGGAACGCTGGCAGGCCGTGCTGTGGCACACCACCGTGGAGGAGGAGTCGCCGAGCGAGGTCGCCCCGTTGTTCGGGCTGACGGCCAATGCCACGGCGGTCCTGGCCGTCCGGGCGCGTGAGGGGCTCAAACAGGCCTATCTGCAGGCTCATGTGAGCCAGTCGCTGACGGCCGGCGGCGACTGCGCTCAGTACGCCGACCGGCTCGGCGCCCATGCCCGGGGCGGTCTGCGGACCCGGGCGGAACGCGGGCTGCGCAAGCATCTCGACGAGTGCGCGAGGTGCCGGGTCGCCGCCGGTGAGCTGGACCGCGTGAACGCCGGCATCCCGGCACTGCTTCCGGTCGCCGTCATCGGCTGGTTCGCGGCGGGTTACGCGGTCAAGGCGGCCGGCGTCGTGGCGGGCGGCGCCGTGGGGGCGGCGGGTGCCGGAGCCGCCGCGGCGGCCACGGGCAGCGCGTCCTCCGGGGGCGGCACGGCGGGAGGAGCGGCGGCGTCGGAAGGGCTCGGCGCTCCGTTGAAGGCCGGGATCGCCGCCGCGGTGGCCGTGGCGGCCGCCGCCGGTCTCCTGTGGGCCCTGGTGGGCGACGAGCGGCCGGCGCCGGAGCAGAAGCCCGTCGCCAAGCCACCCGTCACCGCGCCCGCGGCCCCCGCACCCACGCCGCCGAGGGCGGAACCGGCCCCGAAGCCGTCTGCCCCGCCCGCGTCACCGGCCCCCGAGGCGCCGCCCGCGCCGGAGCCGACACGGACGCCCGGTCCGACGCCCACCCCGCCCCCCACTCCGAAGCAGCCGGCACCGGGGCCCACCCCGGAGCCCACCCCGGCCGAACCCACGCCGGCGCCCACGCCCACCCCGACGCCGGCCCCGAAGGAGCCCGCGCCGAAGGTCTACCAGGTGAACGAGATCGCGTACTCCGTCACCGGTGACCACACCGGTCCCGAGATCCTGCTCGGTGCGAGCAGCGGTGTGTTCTGGCAGCGCGGCGGGCTCTCGGTCGCCTCGACGACGTACGCCCACGGGGTCACCGCCCCCTCCCGCTCGTCGGTCACCGTCCAGCTCAACCGGGCGTGCAGCCGCTACGACGCACTGGCCGGGGTCGACGACCTGACGCTGGGGCTCGGCGCCGTGCGTTTCTCCGTGTACGACGGCGAGGGGGCACGGCTGTGGCAGTCCCCCGTGGTGCGCGGCGGTGAGCCGGCCGTGCCGGTGAGCGTCGGCATCGAGGGCAGGCGGACGATCCGGCTTGTCGTGGAGCCGTCGGGCCCGCTCGGCGACGTCGCGCTGGCGGACTGGGCGGAATCGCGCATCAGCTGCCGCTGA
- a CDS encoding MFS transporter, giving the protein MGAALRRIQLGSALSAFGLGFTVPYLYVYVAQVRDLGAGTAGVVLAVFAMAALAVLPFTGRAIDRRGPLPVLIVAAAAAAVGACALGVSNGVTSAVLSAAVLGAGTAVMQPALATMLVWCSSAATRTRAFAMQFFLQNLGLGIGGLVGGQLVDVDRPSSFTLLFLIEAVMFVVLGVVAATVRMPRAPSLAGTVPADGTAPKAGMRVLLSHRAMVQLCVLGFVIFFACYGQFESGLAAYGTEAAGIDPSTLGVALAANTAVIVVAQFVVLRLVERRRRSRVIAWVGLIWAFAWIVAGYAGLGHGSQTMATAAMISTYALFGLGEAMLSPTVAPLVADLAPEAMVGQYNSAFALVKQLALAVGPAVGGPMGASLHGPYIVTFVLFSLGISVLALKLGRHLSPAQDKPSLAAVPSRVVAVSVPGSEPVTAPTVVR; this is encoded by the coding sequence ATGGGCGCAGCGCTGCGGCGGATCCAGCTGGGGAGTGCGCTGAGCGCGTTCGGCCTCGGATTCACCGTTCCGTATCTGTATGTCTACGTGGCGCAGGTGCGGGATCTCGGTGCCGGTACGGCAGGTGTCGTGCTGGCTGTCTTCGCCATGGCCGCGCTGGCCGTGCTGCCGTTCACGGGCCGGGCCATCGACAGGCGGGGCCCCTTGCCCGTGCTGATCGTCGCCGCCGCCGCGGCCGCTGTGGGCGCCTGTGCCCTGGGCGTCTCGAACGGCGTGACGTCCGCCGTGCTGTCCGCAGCCGTCCTCGGCGCGGGCACCGCCGTCATGCAGCCGGCGCTCGCCACGATGCTGGTGTGGTGCTCGAGCGCCGCGACCCGTACGCGTGCCTTCGCCATGCAGTTCTTCCTGCAGAACCTCGGGCTCGGCATCGGCGGACTGGTCGGCGGGCAGCTGGTGGACGTCGACCGTCCGTCGAGCTTCACCCTGCTGTTCCTCATCGAGGCGGTGATGTTCGTGGTGCTGGGCGTGGTCGCTGCCACGGTGCGCATGCCGCGTGCCCCCTCCCTCGCCGGGACGGTGCCCGCCGACGGCACGGCGCCCAAGGCCGGGATGCGCGTGCTGCTCTCGCACCGGGCGATGGTGCAGCTGTGCGTGCTGGGCTTCGTGATCTTCTTCGCCTGCTACGGACAGTTCGAGTCCGGACTCGCCGCCTATGGCACCGAGGCCGCCGGCATCGATCCGTCCACCCTGGGTGTCGCGCTGGCGGCCAACACGGCGGTCATCGTCGTCGCGCAGTTCGTCGTGCTCCGGCTGGTGGAGCGCCGGCGTCGCAGCCGCGTCATCGCGTGGGTGGGTCTGATCTGGGCCTTCGCCTGGATCGTGGCCGGTTACGCGGGTCTCGGGCACGGCAGCCAGACCATGGCCACGGCCGCGATGATCTCGACGTACGCCCTCTTCGGACTGGGTGAAGCCATGCTGTCGCCGACGGTGGCCCCGCTCGTCGCGGATCTGGCGCCGGAGGCCATGGTCGGCCAGTACAACTCGGCGTTCGCTCTGGTGAAGCAGCTCGCGCTGGCCGTCGGGCCTGCCGTGGGCGGGCCCATGGGGGCGTCACTGCACGGGCCGTACATCGTCACCTTCGTGCTGTTCTCGCTGGGCATCAGCGTGCTCGCACTGAAGCTGGGGCGTCACCTCAGCCCCGCGCAGGACAAGCCCTCGCTCGCGGCGGTGCCGTCGCGGGTGGTGGCCGTGTCGGTGCCGGGGAGCGAGCCGGTCACCGCTCCGACCGTCGTGCGCTGA
- a CDS encoding asparagine synthase-related protein — protein sequence MRWLVGWSSIAASFGTVGAVGHHGEGRTVHPVGSQLLWGDPDPLWAVGDWRPDEIRVITVATPEGAPTTRLAVLGCCGATDEQLRVGLLAARGGALRHLTAWSGSYTAVVQIGRRITVAGDLAGARPVFHTPWANGTAYATAALPLADLIEAQLDIGHLAALLACPETPEALGDGTPYAGVKRIPPGHALILREGSREITGYEAVASLAVAAPQADPVSAVEGVRDALVEAVRARLTAPRHAPETLPPDPGPVPGMGPAERRAARGAPVPGIGSDLSGGSASATLALLASGLPGLPGTVLGHGTGAGERLLAVTFNDLSAQGHEDEMERARVIAANPRLHHVVVAAGEEALPYASLESGPLTDEPSPSLVVAERHRRRLSAGSADHFVGHGARQVMDAHPARLADLLMDRRRRHLLRPVAALARAEGPSTHSLFVPLAVYRAARRLARTSYRTGLETAASLLPDANRDAPDLDTPADASLASLAWSRPGPAARWLTGEALAEVSVRLQEAAIRPASVQRPGEARARAALARHAADQRILEQAAEIRSQRLHAPYLDNQVVRAARALPESLRVQPGARAAILRRVLSGAGIHDLPPGWGTPSQATSTAAGRIGLRAALPDLIALFDAPLLADAGLVEARVVRKALRAASEGEPLPLDGLAELASTELWLRRLVTRRGTCWTGTAAPRQRAVAGGVVPARRTLQP from the coding sequence ATGCGTTGGTTGGTGGGGTGGAGCAGTATCGCCGCGAGTTTCGGCACCGTGGGCGCGGTCGGCCACCACGGGGAGGGGCGCACCGTGCACCCGGTCGGCTCCCAGCTCCTGTGGGGCGATCCGGATCCGCTCTGGGCCGTCGGTGACTGGCGTCCCGACGAGATCCGCGTCATCACGGTCGCGACCCCCGAAGGGGCGCCCACCACCCGCCTCGCCGTTCTCGGCTGTTGCGGGGCCACCGACGAACAGCTCCGCGTCGGGCTGCTTGCCGCCCGCGGCGGGGCACTGCGGCATCTCACGGCGTGGTCCGGCAGTTACACGGCCGTCGTGCAGATCGGCCGTCGCATCACCGTCGCCGGGGACCTCGCCGGCGCGCGCCCCGTCTTCCACACGCCGTGGGCCAACGGCACCGCCTACGCCACCGCCGCCCTCCCCCTCGCCGACCTCATCGAGGCGCAGCTGGACATCGGTCATCTCGCCGCGCTGCTCGCCTGCCCCGAGACCCCGGAGGCGCTGGGCGACGGCACCCCGTACGCGGGGGTGAAGCGGATCCCGCCCGGGCACGCGCTGATCCTCCGGGAGGGATCGCGCGAGATCACCGGGTACGAAGCGGTGGCCTCGCTCGCCGTCGCGGCCCCCCAGGCCGACCCGGTGAGCGCGGTCGAGGGCGTACGGGACGCGCTCGTCGAAGCCGTGCGCGCACGGCTGACGGCCCCGCGCCACGCCCCGGAGACGCTGCCGCCCGACCCCGGACCCGTCCCCGGCATGGGGCCCGCCGAACGCCGTGCGGCCCGTGGGGCGCCCGTCCCGGGCATCGGCTCCGACCTCTCCGGCGGCAGTGCGTCCGCCACGCTCGCCCTGCTCGCCTCGGGGCTGCCCGGACTGCCGGGCACCGTGCTGGGCCACGGCACGGGCGCGGGCGAACGACTGCTGGCCGTCACGTTCAACGACCTCTCCGCGCAGGGCCACGAGGACGAAATGGAGCGCGCCAGGGTCATCGCCGCCAACCCCCGTCTGCACCACGTGGTCGTGGCGGCGGGTGAGGAGGCCCTGCCGTACGCGTCGCTGGAGAGCGGCCCGCTCACCGACGAACCGTCCCCCTCCCTCGTCGTCGCCGAACGCCACCGCCGCCGGCTGTCCGCGGGCAGCGCGGACCACTTCGTCGGTCACGGTGCCCGGCAGGTCATGGACGCGCACCCGGCCCGGCTGGCCGATCTCCTCATGGACCGGCGCAGACGCCACCTCCTGCGGCCCGTCGCCGCCCTCGCCAGAGCCGAAGGCCCCTCCACCCACTCCCTGTTCGTCCCGCTGGCCGTCTACCGGGCCGCCCGCCGACTGGCCCGTACGTCGTACCGCACCGGGCTCGAGACGGCCGCGTCCCTGCTGCCCGACGCCAATCGGGACGCCCCCGACCTGGACACCCCTGCCGACGCCTCGCTCGCCTCCCTCGCCTGGTCACGCCCCGGCCCGGCCGCGCGGTGGCTCACCGGGGAGGCCCTCGCGGAAGTATCGGTTCGTCTCCAGGAGGCGGCGATCCGGCCCGCCTCCGTCCAGCGCCCCGGAGAGGCCAGGGCCCGTGCGGCACTGGCACGGCACGCGGCGGACCAACGGATCCTGGAACAGGCGGCGGAGATCCGCAGCCAGCGGCTGCACGCCCCCTACCTCGACAACCAGGTCGTGCGGGCGGCCCGCGCCCTCCCCGAATCACTACGCGTCCAGCCGGGGGCGCGCGCCGCGATCCTGCGTCGGGTCCTGTCGGGCGCCGGGATCCACGACCTGCCGCCCGGCTGGGGCACCCCGTCGCAGGCCACGTCCACCGCGGCCGGGCGCATCGGCCTGCGTGCCGCCCTGCCCGACCTGATCGCACTCTTCGACGCCCCGCTGCTCGCCGACGCGGGCCTCGTCGAGGCGCGCGTCGTACGCAAGGCGCTGCGCGCGGCCTCCGAGGGGGAGCCCCTCCCCCTGGACGGCCTGGCCGAGCTGGCGTCCACGGAGCTGTGGCTCCGCCGCCTGGTCACCCGCCGGGGCACCTGCTGGACCGGTACGGCGGCCCCGCGGCAACGGGCGGTCGCGGGCGGCGTCGTCCCGGCCCGCCGCACCCTCCAGCCGTAG
- a CDS encoding helix-turn-helix domain-containing protein yields the protein MHIQDLQGPSAVAPSVEDRGRLTPVGTVGTVAAAGATGGTARSAPLRVDAQRNLEHVLRAAREVFGELGYGAPMEDVARRARVGVGTVYRRFPSKDVLVRRIAEEETARLTDQARSALGQEDEPWSALSRFLRTSVASGAGRLLPPQVLRVGAEQDEQPPAAVAGTSDGETRVPHQRQGVEQAAPLLDARRPAVEEGFDSDSGAAELLEVVGRLVDRACESGELRSDVTVADVLLVIATAAPALPDPVQQAAASARLLDILLEGLRSRPV from the coding sequence ATGCACATTCAGGATCTGCAGGGGCCGAGCGCTGTCGCCCCTTCTGTTGAGGACCGTGGGCGGCTGACTCCCGTCGGCACGGTCGGGACCGTCGCGGCGGCTGGAGCGACGGGCGGCACCGCCCGCTCGGCGCCGCTCCGCGTGGACGCACAGCGCAATCTCGAACACGTCCTGCGCGCCGCGCGTGAGGTGTTCGGCGAGCTGGGATACGGCGCACCGATGGAGGACGTGGCGCGCCGCGCCCGGGTCGGCGTCGGTACGGTCTACCGGCGCTTTCCGAGCAAGGACGTGCTGGTCCGCCGGATAGCCGAGGAGGAGACCGCGCGGCTGACCGATCAGGCGCGCTCTGCCCTCGGCCAGGAGGACGAGCCGTGGTCGGCGCTCTCACGCTTCCTGCGGACCTCGGTGGCATCGGGCGCGGGGCGGCTGCTGCCGCCTCAGGTGCTGCGCGTCGGGGCGGAGCAGGACGAACAGCCGCCGGCAGCGGTGGCGGGTACCAGCGACGGTGAGACGCGCGTCCCGCACCAGAGGCAGGGTGTGGAGCAGGCCGCCCCCCTCCTCGACGCCCGACGCCCGGCCGTCGAGGAGGGCTTCGACAGCGACTCGGGGGCGGCCGAGCTGCTCGAGGTGGTCGGCCGGCTGGTGGACCGCGCCTGCGAGTCGGGTGAGCTGCGGAGCGATGTGACGGTGGCCGACGTGCTGCTGGTCATCGCCACGGCGGCGCCGGCGCTGCCGGATCCCGTTCAGCAGGCCGCCGCTTCGGCCAGGCTGCTCGACATCCTGCTGGAGGGCCTCCGCTCCCGCCCGGTGTAG
- a CDS encoding NAD(P)/FAD-dependent oxidoreductase encodes MGPDSRGALPGTRPSVRILVVGGGYVGMYTALRLQRKLRQRLRSGEAEIVVVTPEPYMTYQPFLPEAAAGSISPRHVVVPLRRVLKHCTIVIGEAERVDHAKRTATVTTLATGEDGTGALEIPYDEIVLAPGSVSRTLPVPGLADFGIGFKTVEEAIGLRNHVIEQMDIASATRDPAIRDAALTFVFVGGGYAGVEALAELEDMARYTSRYYHNIKPSDLRWILVEATGRILPEVGEAMGRYAVRELRGRNIDVRLDTRLDSCEGRIAVLSDGSRFPTRTLVWTAGVKPAPILAATDLPLTDRGRIRCTAALSVDGAEHAWAAGDAAAVPDLTSSEPGTDTAPNAQHAVRQAKVLADNIVAALAGRPAEDYRHSYAGSVASLGLHKGVAHVYGRKLKGYPAWLMHRVYHLSRVPTFNRKARVLAEWTLAGLFKREIVSLGSLEHPRAEFALAARGHVHPGPPEDTRPKDDRPPDAAG; translated from the coding sequence ATGGGACCAGATTCCCGGGGAGCGCTCCCCGGCACCCGGCCAAGTGTGCGCATTCTCGTCGTCGGCGGCGGCTACGTCGGGATGTACACCGCCCTGCGTCTCCAGCGGAAGCTGCGGCAGAGACTGAGAAGCGGCGAGGCCGAGATCGTGGTGGTCACGCCCGAGCCCTACATGACGTACCAGCCGTTCCTGCCCGAGGCCGCCGCAGGTTCGATCTCACCGCGCCATGTCGTCGTGCCCCTGCGCAGGGTCCTCAAGCACTGCACGATCGTCATCGGCGAGGCGGAGCGCGTCGACCACGCCAAGCGCACGGCGACGGTCACCACGCTCGCCACCGGTGAGGACGGCACGGGGGCCCTCGAGATCCCGTACGACGAGATCGTCCTCGCGCCCGGATCCGTGTCACGCACCCTGCCCGTCCCCGGCCTCGCCGACTTCGGTATCGGTTTCAAGACGGTCGAGGAGGCCATCGGCCTCCGGAACCACGTCATCGAGCAGATGGACATCGCCTCCGCCACCCGGGACCCCGCCATCCGCGACGCGGCCCTCACCTTCGTCTTCGTGGGCGGGGGATACGCGGGAGTGGAGGCGCTCGCCGAACTCGAGGACATGGCCCGGTACACCTCGCGGTACTACCACAACATCAAGCCCTCCGACCTGCGGTGGATCCTGGTCGAGGCGACCGGGCGCATCCTGCCCGAAGTCGGCGAGGCGATGGGCAGGTACGCCGTCAGGGAGCTGCGGGGACGCAACATCGACGTCCGGCTCGACACCCGGCTGGACAGCTGCGAGGGCCGGATCGCCGTGCTCAGCGACGGCTCACGCTTCCCGACCCGCACCCTGGTGTGGACCGCGGGCGTCAAACCCGCGCCGATCCTCGCCGCCACCGACCTCCCCCTCACGGACCGGGGCCGGATCCGCTGCACCGCCGCGCTCTCCGTCGACGGCGCCGAACACGCCTGGGCGGCCGGCGACGCGGCGGCCGTCCCGGACCTCACCTCGTCCGAACCGGGCACGGACACCGCGCCCAACGCCCAGCACGCGGTGCGCCAGGCCAAGGTCCTCGCGGACAACATCGTGGCCGCCCTCGCCGGCCGGCCGGCCGAGGACTACCGGCACTCCTACGCCGGGTCCGTCGCCTCTCTCGGCCTGCACAAGGGCGTCGCCCATGTCTACGGACGCAAGCTCAAGGGCTATCCGGCCTGGCTGATGCACCGCGTCTACCACCTCAGCCGCGTCCCCACGTTCAACCGGAAGGCACGTGTCCTTGCCGAGTGGACCCTGGCCGGGCTCTTCAAACGGGAGATCGTCTCCCTCGGTTCGCTCGAACACCCGCGTGCCGAGTTCGCCCTCGCCGCCCGTGGACACGTACATCCGGGGCCGCCCGAGGACACTCGGCCGAAGGACGACAGGCCGCCGGACGCGGCAGGTTGA
- a CDS encoding SpoIIE family protein phosphatase: MNFTRWSARFPGTQRRAAARDDHGSVPAARVESVRPKAVTPTDDASEPSADGPSPEALSAGELLGRLPAPVALLHGPEHRITYVNAAYTSAFGPRPCGVPAAEAMPELAELSLLPLMDQVLRTGTPRTVKSRKVLAGNSYTVTCTPVATGDPDAPDGEAGVLVYATDVTDHAEAAERLRASERRHRETAVTLQRSLLPQELEQPDDLRIAATYQPGGTDAAVGGDWYDVITLGAGRTALVIGDVMGRGVRAAAVMGQLRTAVRAYARLDLPPHEVLQLLDVLAAEIDASQIATCAYAVHDPNEGHLVYASAGHLPILVCDEDGTVHRAEEPTGPPLGTGGWVHTSGTIPLPPGSTAVLYTDGLVERRSEDIDEGVAALERALSGAKGSPQVVCDRLIRSLGVTAEHDDDVAVLVVQHPARTGTSAELFHNASLELLGGIEAAPRARAFATGVLASWRFPMELCDLGVLAASELVANSLQHGTPPMRLGLRRTDRRLIIEVTDGDDHLPRRRRAEPADEAGRGISIVATIASSWGSRRTPGGGKAVWCEFALPG, encoded by the coding sequence GTGAACTTCACGCGCTGGAGTGCCCGCTTTCCCGGAACGCAACGTCGAGCCGCCGCGCGGGACGACCACGGTTCCGTACCCGCCGCCCGCGTCGAGTCCGTACGGCCGAAGGCGGTCACGCCGACGGACGACGCCTCGGAACCCTCCGCCGACGGCCCCTCGCCGGAAGCGCTGTCCGCCGGTGAACTCCTCGGCCGGCTCCCCGCCCCCGTCGCGCTGCTCCACGGCCCCGAGCACCGCATCACCTACGTCAACGCGGCCTACACGTCGGCCTTCGGCCCCCGTCCGTGCGGCGTGCCCGCGGCCGAGGCCATGCCCGAGCTCGCCGAGCTCAGCCTGCTGCCGCTGATGGACCAGGTCCTGCGCACCGGCACCCCGCGCACGGTCAAGTCCCGCAAGGTCCTGGCCGGCAACTCGTACACGGTGACCTGCACCCCCGTGGCCACCGGCGACCCGGACGCACCCGACGGAGAAGCGGGCGTCCTCGTCTACGCCACCGATGTCACCGACCACGCCGAAGCGGCGGAGCGGCTCCGTGCCAGCGAACGCCGCCACCGCGAGACGGCCGTGACGCTTCAGCGTTCCCTGCTCCCGCAGGAGCTCGAACAGCCCGACGACCTGCGCATCGCCGCCACGTACCAACCGGGCGGCACGGACGCGGCGGTCGGCGGCGACTGGTACGACGTCATCACCCTGGGCGCCGGCCGGACCGCGCTCGTCATCGGCGACGTGATGGGGCGCGGTGTGCGAGCCGCCGCCGTCATGGGACAGCTGCGTACGGCGGTCCGCGCCTATGCCCGTCTCGACCTGCCACCGCACGAGGTGCTCCAGCTCCTCGACGTCCTCGCCGCAGAGATCGACGCCAGCCAGATCGCCACGTGCGCCTACGCCGTCCACGACCCCAACGAGGGGCATCTCGTCTACGCCTCCGCCGGACACCTCCCGATCCTCGTGTGCGACGAGGACGGCACGGTCCACCGCGCCGAGGAACCGACCGGGCCCCCGCTCGGCACGGGCGGCTGGGTCCACACCTCCGGGACGATCCCCCTTCCGCCCGGCTCCACGGCCGTCCTCTACACGGACGGTCTGGTCGAACGCCGCAGCGAGGACATCGACGAGGGCGTCGCCGCTCTGGAGCGCGCCCTGTCCGGAGCCAAGGGATCACCCCAGGTGGTCTGCGACCGGCTCATCCGTTCCCTGGGCGTCACCGCGGAGCACGACGACGACGTGGCGGTGCTCGTGGTGCAGCACCCCGCCCGCACGGGAACGAGCGCGGAGCTGTTCCACAACGCCTCGCTCGAACTGCTCGGCGGCATCGAGGCCGCCCCCAGGGCCCGCGCCTTCGCCACGGGCGTCCTGGCTTCCTGGCGTTTCCCCATGGAGCTCTGCGACCTCGGGGTGCTCGCCGCGAGCGAGCTCGTGGCGAACTCCCTTCAGCACGGCACCCCGCCCATGCGCCTGGGGCTGCGCCGGACCGACCGCCGCCTGATCATCGAGGTGACGGACGGGGACGACCACCTGCCGCGCCGTCGCCGCGCGGAGCCGGCGGACGAGGCGGGACGCGGCATCTCCATCGTCGCGACCATCGCCTCGTCCTGGGGCAGCCGCCGCACTCCCGGCGGTGGCAAGGCGGTCTGGTGCGAATTCGCACTGCCCGGCTGA